In the genome of Gloeotrichia echinulata CP02, one region contains:
- a CDS encoding FAD-dependent oxidoreductase encodes MTKPVIVALDDDLEVLQAIELDLRKEYGERFRVVRSNSPQTALEVLQKLKLRNESAALFLVDQRMPQMSGVEFLEQAMEIFPLTKRVLLTAYADTNAAIHAINKAKIDYYLLKPWNPPQERLYPILNDLLEVWQASFRPPFEGVRVVGSRWSPRLHQIKDFLARNHVPYQWLNIESDEGHRLVSYTISSDSKCQALVIFPDGSHLLEPTNIQIAEKIGLKTRPKMPFYDLTIVGAGPAGLAAAVYGASEGLRTVMIEREAPGGQAGTSSRIENYLGFPGGVHGGDLAQRAVTQAQKFGTEILSPQEVTNIRLNGQYRLITLADGSELSTHTLIIATGVSYRKFNIPGSEKLTGAGVYYGAAMTEAITCKGENVFIVGAGNSAGQAAVHLSKYAGSVNLVVRGDSLKKSMSQYLIDQIEEIDNINVKVLTEVKEFIGEDKLEAITLFNSITGAVETIPTNALFSFIGAKPRTDWLQDIVERDEHGFILTGSDTMRNGMSPKGWKMERDPFFLETNVPGIFAIGDVRCNSVKRVASAVGEGAIAVQLVHQYLASV; translated from the coding sequence ATGACTAAACCTGTAATAGTGGCATTGGATGATGATTTGGAAGTTTTGCAAGCTATCGAGCTTGACTTACGTAAAGAGTATGGTGAGCGCTTCCGGGTGGTGCGATCAAACTCGCCTCAGACGGCTTTAGAAGTGCTGCAAAAGTTAAAGTTGCGTAACGAGTCAGCAGCCCTGTTTCTTGTAGACCAACGAATGCCACAAATGAGTGGTGTGGAATTTCTCGAACAGGCGATGGAAATCTTTCCTTTGACCAAACGTGTCTTACTCACAGCATATGCAGACACTAATGCAGCTATTCATGCTATTAACAAAGCCAAGATTGATTATTATTTGTTGAAGCCTTGGAATCCTCCTCAAGAGCGTTTATATCCCATACTTAATGATTTGCTCGAAGTTTGGCAAGCTTCTTTCCGTCCACCTTTTGAGGGTGTGCGCGTTGTTGGTTCTCGTTGGTCGCCTAGATTGCATCAAATCAAAGATTTTTTAGCCCGCAATCATGTTCCTTATCAGTGGCTAAATATTGAGTCAGATGAGGGACATCGCCTTGTTAGTTACACTATTAGTTCTGATAGTAAATGCCAGGCGTTAGTTATTTTCCCTGACGGTTCACATCTTCTAGAGCCAACAAATATCCAAATTGCCGAAAAAATAGGGCTAAAAACACGCCCCAAGATGCCGTTTTATGACTTAACTATTGTCGGTGCTGGTCCTGCTGGTTTAGCAGCAGCTGTTTATGGGGCTTCTGAAGGCCTTCGTACAGTGATGATTGAACGAGAAGCACCTGGAGGACAAGCAGGTACTAGTTCCCGGATCGAAAATTATCTCGGTTTTCCCGGTGGTGTGCATGGGGGGGATTTAGCCCAACGTGCTGTCACACAAGCTCAAAAGTTCGGAACAGAAATTCTTTCACCTCAAGAAGTCACTAATATTCGTCTGAATGGTCAATATCGATTGATCACTTTAGCAGACGGTTCCGAACTTAGCACCCACACCTTGATTATTGCAACAGGGGTATCTTATCGCAAGTTCAACATACCTGGAAGTGAAAAATTGACAGGTGCAGGTGTGTACTATGGAGCGGCTATGACTGAAGCAATTACTTGCAAAGGCGAAAATGTGTTTATTGTGGGTGCGGGTAATTCAGCTGGACAAGCGGCTGTACATCTTTCTAAATACGCAGGCTCGGTTAACCTTGTAGTTCGGGGGGACTCACTGAAAAAAAGTATGTCTCAATATTTGATTGACCAGATTGAAGAGATTGATAATATTAACGTCAAGGTATTGACTGAGGTGAAAGAATTTATCGGAGAAGACAAGTTGGAGGCGATAACCCTTTTTAACTCAATCACAGGTGCAGTTGAAACTATTCCCACCAATGCTTTGTTTAGCTTTATTGGTGCAAAGCCACGTACAGATTGGTTGCAAGATATTGTAGAGCGTGATGAACACGGCTTTATTCTCACCGGATCTGACACAATGCGAAATGGGATGTCACCGAAAGGATGGAAAATGGAGCGCGATCCTTTCTTTCTGGAGACTAACGTGCCGGGTATTTTCGCTATCGGTGATGTGCGTTGTAACTCCGTAAAACGAGTCGCTTCCGCAGTGGGTGAGGGAGCGATCGCAGTTCAATTAGTTCATCAATATTTAGCATCTGTATAG
- a CDS encoding DJ-1/PfpI family protein, which translates to MVNTSTKLPGKIGVLIEEHFDEIEFRAFNKFFPFHGYEIEYISHLWNQEQLTFKGVDLTEEVTVTVEVNNIEPTDYQGIILIGAYAMDRLRYEEYPQQGQSNQSPAVRFLRKAVKAMDAGKLNIGTICHSLWLFCADPELLRNREVTCAHNIICDVKNAGGIIIFDGDGTKDIHIDGNLITAKHPNVVVEFMEVFLKAINEQRLQVATK; encoded by the coding sequence ATGGTAAATACTAGTACTAAACTTCCAGGGAAAATAGGTGTACTGATTGAAGAACATTTTGATGAAATTGAGTTTCGAGCGTTTAATAAGTTTTTTCCGTTTCATGGATACGAGATAGAGTATATTTCTCATCTTTGGAATCAAGAGCAACTAACCTTTAAAGGAGTTGACTTAACAGAAGAAGTCACTGTTACAGTAGAAGTAAATAATATTGAGCCTACTGATTATCAAGGCATTATTCTCATCGGTGCATATGCAATGGATCGTCTTCGCTATGAAGAGTATCCTCAACAGGGGCAATCCAATCAATCTCCTGCTGTCAGATTTCTCCGCAAAGCTGTAAAAGCTATGGATGCTGGAAAATTAAATATTGGAACTATTTGTCATAGTCTTTGGTTGTTTTGTGCTGATCCAGAACTCTTGAGAAATCGTGAAGTAACTTGTGCCCACAACATTATTTGTGATGTCAAAAATGCTGGAGGTATCATTATCTTCGATGGCGATGGAACTAAGGATATACATATTGATGGCAATCTGATTACAGCAAAACATCCTAATGTAGTCGTCGAGTTCATGGAAGTTTTCTTAAAAGCAATTAATGAGCAGAGATTGCAGGTAGCTACCAAGTAA
- the glgX gene encoding glycogen debranching protein GlgX produces the protein MIATTFNQAETTTKYPVELGRTYPLGAKPDQYGVNFSIFSEHATSVELLLFEIPDDPEPIQIIQLDSKLNKTFFLWHIYVRGLKPGAAYAYRVDGPEDLHGKGHRFNKNKVLIDPYSKGNSTTLWKRTDALGSIDNLTTSMRSLVIDISDYDWEGDRPLNRPMNETIIYELHVGGFTKSPSSGCKYPGTFSGVIEKIPYLQELGITAVELLPVFEFDETEVLREVNGNQLKDYWGYNPHSFFAPETSYCASPNDKNPITEFRDMVKALHKAGIEVILDVVFNHTGEGNHQGPTINFKGFFNSIFYHLVPFDKQYYMDYSGCGNTINCNHPLIQKLIVDCLEFWVQEMHVDGFRFDEASILSRDQNGDPMVHPPVVWQIETSEILAETKIIAEAWDAAGLYQIGYFPGYRWAEWNGRFRDDVRRFIKGDSGHVGAVAWRMSGSADLYQSSGHLPINSVNFITCHDGFTLNDLVSYNNKHNEANGENNQDGINDNLSWNCGVEGETDNSHIDALRRRQIKNFTTILLLSQGVPMITYGDEVRRTQKGNNNAYCQDNEISWFDWNLVEKNADIHRFFKLLISFRKCYCHESLHRRHFFNGEVNERGLADISWHSLHLHRPAWEDSHARVLAFTLAGFKGAADIHVMLNMYWDTLKFEIPPVLGRKWYKVIDTAQSSPMDIMEPGQETLIPEDFCLVQGRSIIVLISK, from the coding sequence ATGATTGCAACAACATTTAATCAAGCAGAAACTACAACAAAATACCCAGTAGAATTGGGACGTACATATCCTTTGGGTGCAAAACCTGACCAATATGGAGTGAATTTTTCAATCTTTTCAGAACATGCTACATCTGTGGAATTGTTATTATTTGAGATACCTGATGACCCAGAACCGATACAAATTATTCAGTTAGACTCAAAGCTCAATAAAACCTTCTTTTTGTGGCATATTTATGTCAGAGGTTTAAAACCTGGTGCTGCTTATGCTTATCGCGTTGATGGGCCTGAGGATTTACATGGAAAAGGACACCGTTTTAACAAAAACAAAGTACTGATTGATCCTTACTCAAAAGGAAATAGTACTACGCTGTGGAAGCGCACTGATGCTTTAGGGTCAATAGATAACTTGACTACTTCAATGCGTAGTCTAGTCATAGATATATCAGATTATGACTGGGAAGGAGATCGCCCTCTGAACCGACCCATGAATGAAACCATCATTTATGAATTACACGTTGGCGGGTTTACTAAATCACCTTCCTCTGGCTGCAAATATCCTGGTACTTTTTCTGGAGTGATCGAAAAGATTCCTTACCTGCAAGAATTGGGAATTACAGCCGTTGAATTATTACCAGTATTTGAGTTTGATGAAACAGAAGTTCTGCGAGAAGTCAATGGGAACCAACTCAAAGATTACTGGGGATATAACCCACACAGCTTTTTTGCTCCAGAAACTTCATATTGTGCTTCTCCCAACGATAAAAACCCAATCACAGAGTTTCGGGATATGGTCAAGGCCTTACATAAGGCAGGAATTGAGGTCATATTAGATGTAGTCTTTAACCACACTGGTGAAGGAAACCATCAAGGACCAACTATTAACTTCAAGGGATTTTTCAATAGTATATTCTATCATCTTGTACCATTCGATAAACAATACTACATGGATTACTCAGGGTGTGGAAATACGATTAATTGCAATCATCCTTTAATCCAGAAATTAATTGTTGATTGTCTAGAATTTTGGGTGCAAGAGATGCATGTTGATGGCTTCCGTTTTGATGAAGCCTCCATCTTATCTCGTGACCAAAATGGAGATCCAATGGTTCATCCACCCGTAGTTTGGCAAATTGAAACATCCGAAATCCTGGCGGAGACAAAAATTATTGCAGAAGCTTGGGATGCTGCTGGATTGTATCAGATTGGCTACTTTCCAGGCTATCGTTGGGCAGAATGGAACGGACGCTTCCGAGATGACGTTCGACGCTTTATTAAGGGAGATTCAGGACACGTAGGCGCAGTGGCTTGGCGCATGTCTGGAAGTGCTGACCTTTACCAATCAAGCGGACATTTACCAATTAATAGCGTTAACTTTATTACTTGCCACGATGGATTTACTCTCAATGATTTAGTTTCTTACAACAACAAGCATAATGAAGCTAATGGCGAGAACAATCAAGATGGAATCAATGACAATTTGAGTTGGAATTGTGGTGTTGAAGGAGAGACTGATAACTCGCATATTGATGCATTGCGGCGGCGACAAATTAAGAATTTTACAACTATTCTTTTGCTATCGCAGGGCGTGCCGATGATTACATATGGTGATGAAGTCAGACGCACTCAAAAGGGTAACAACAATGCTTACTGCCAAGATAACGAAATCAGTTGGTTTGATTGGAATCTGGTAGAGAAGAATGCAGATATTCACAGGTTCTTCAAACTGTTAATTAGTTTTCGTAAATGCTATTGTCATGAATCATTACACCGTCGCCACTTCTTCAATGGTGAAGTTAATGAGCGAGGTTTGGCTGACATCTCTTGGCATAGCTTACATCTGCATAGACCAGCTTGGGAAGACTCTCACGCCAGAGTTCTCGCTTTTACATTAGCAGGCTTTAAAGGAGCAGCAGATATCCATGTTATGCTCAATATGTACTGGGATACTCTCAAATTTGAAATTCCTCCTGTTCTAGGTAGAAAATGGTATAAAGTCATCGATACTGCTCAATCTTCCCCTATGGATATTATGGAACCTGGGCAAGAAACTTTAATTCCAGAGGATTTCTGTTTAGTTCAAGGTCGTAGCATTATTGTTCTCATTTCCAAATAG
- a CDS encoding AGE family epimerase/isomerase yields the protein MNQVTFPFSDLIAGYVTNFNSKNGAFGTFNLKTTDGREFEVALSANTYAELVRNLGEPYYDCTLQMREMLVADRYLFVYGTFYPEDGEHKFEGKHIVFLGKTESDYAFEKQDWWVNQIINLANFYLKVQFEDGEIDYRKYRTNLGLVGTKEISTRQETDTISRLVYGFATAYLMTGDDRYIEAAEKGTEYLRDHLRFLDEGEGICYWYHAIEVQPDGREQKIFASEFGDDYDAIPAYEQIYALAGPTQTYRVTGDPSILNDIELTLNLFKRYFLDKTDKGGFYSHIDPITLSPYSSTLGHNRAKKNWNSVGDHAPAYLINLWLASGKQEYADLLEYTFDTIEKHFPDYDSSPFVQERFHDDWSHDTTWGWQQNRAVVGHNLKIAWNLMRMHHLQPKEKYVTLAEKIANIMPAVGSDQQRGGWYDVVERILKPGQKTHRFVWHDRKAWWQQEQAILAYLILAGSLNNSEYQKLARESAAFYNAWFLDYADGGIYFNVLANGLPYLLGTERGKGSHSMSGYHSFELAYLACVYTNLLLTKKPMDLYFKPKPGAFKDNILRVQPDILPPGSVQIGEVWINGQPYSNFDAENLTVKLPSTQDEIKVRVRLLPTQVFFNATLLEVSGGTAKLSLSGLLDANAVGLFEEELQKATVHSIKRLVLQLEDLKCISATGLRYLVFTKQKLGSKVDIYLVGANENVLSFLNKGAFCEGVTVLDQYDTVELSTV from the coding sequence ATGAATCAAGTGACTTTCCCATTTTCAGATTTAATTGCTGGGTATGTTACTAACTTTAATTCTAAAAATGGAGCTTTTGGAACTTTTAACCTGAAAACCACCGATGGTAGAGAGTTTGAGGTGGCACTGTCTGCAAACACCTATGCAGAATTAGTGCGGAACCTGGGTGAGCCTTATTATGATTGCACGCTGCAAATGAGAGAAATGTTGGTTGCAGATCGCTACCTTTTTGTGTATGGCACTTTTTATCCAGAGGATGGTGAACACAAATTTGAAGGTAAACATATTGTGTTCCTTGGCAAAACTGAAAGTGACTATGCATTTGAAAAGCAAGACTGGTGGGTCAATCAAATAATAAATCTAGCCAATTTTTACTTAAAAGTCCAGTTTGAAGATGGGGAGATTGACTACAGAAAATATCGCACTAATTTAGGGTTGGTTGGTACAAAAGAAATCAGTACTCGACAAGAAACTGACACGATTTCGCGTCTGGTTTATGGTTTTGCTACAGCCTACCTGATGACTGGGGATGATCGTTACATAGAAGCTGCTGAAAAAGGCACTGAATACTTGCGCGACCACTTGCGTTTTCTGGATGAAGGTGAAGGAATTTGTTATTGGTATCACGCCATTGAGGTTCAACCAGATGGTAGAGAGCAAAAAATATTTGCCTCAGAATTTGGGGATGACTATGATGCGATACCAGCTTATGAACAGATTTATGCACTAGCTGGCCCGACCCAGACTTATCGAGTCACAGGCGATCCTAGTATCTTGAATGATATTGAATTGACTTTAAATCTGTTCAAACGCTATTTTTTAGACAAAACAGACAAAGGCGGATTTTACTCACATATTGATCCGATTACTCTTAGCCCCTATAGTAGTACCTTGGGTCATAATCGGGCGAAAAAGAATTGGAACTCAGTAGGTGATCATGCCCCAGCATACTTAATCAATCTTTGGCTAGCGAGTGGTAAGCAGGAGTATGCTGATTTGCTTGAATATACCTTTGACACAATTGAAAAGCATTTTCCAGACTACGACTCTAGTCCATTTGTGCAAGAGCGTTTTCATGATGATTGGAGTCATGATACAACATGGGGATGGCAACAGAACCGAGCAGTTGTAGGTCACAACCTGAAAATTGCTTGGAATCTGATGCGGATGCACCATCTTCAACCAAAAGAGAAGTATGTTACCTTAGCTGAAAAGATTGCAAATATCATGCCTGCTGTTGGCAGTGATCAACAGCGTGGAGGCTGGTACGATGTTGTAGAACGCATCCTAAAACCAGGCCAGAAAACACACCGCTTTGTTTGGCACGACCGAAAAGCTTGGTGGCAACAGGAACAAGCCATACTAGCCTACCTGATCCTGGCTGGTTCACTTAACAACTCTGAGTATCAAAAACTAGCGCGTGAATCAGCCGCTTTCTATAACGCTTGGTTCCTCGATTACGCAGATGGCGGTATCTACTTCAATGTTTTGGCTAATGGACTTCCCTACTTGCTAGGAACTGAAAGGGGCAAGGGTAGTCACTCCATGAGTGGTTATCACTCCTTTGAACTGGCGTATTTAGCTTGTGTGTATACTAATTTATTGCTGACTAAGAAGCCAATGGATTTGTATTTCAAGCCAAAACCAGGAGCTTTTAAAGATAATATTCTCCGGGTTCAGCCAGACATTTTACCACCAGGCAGTGTCCAAATTGGCGAAGTTTGGATTAATGGCCAGCCTTATTCCAATTTTGATGCCGAAAACCTGACAGTCAAATTGCCATCGACTCAGGATGAAATCAAAGTTAGAGTTAGACTTCTGCCCACGCAAGTATTTTTCAATGCAACTTTGTTAGAAGTAAGCGGAGGTACTGCCAAACTATCTTTAAGTGGTTTACTTGATGCCAATGCTGTCGGACTATTTGAGGAAGAATTGCAGAAAGCAACAGTCCACTCAATCAAACGCCTAGTCTTGCAACTAGAGGATTTGAAATGTATAAGTGCGACTGGTTTACGATATCTCGTTTTCACCAAGCAAAAACTGGGTAGCAAGGTTGATATCTATTTAGTTGGCGCAAATGAGAATGTATTGAGTTTCTTGAATAAGGGTGCGTTCTGTGAGGGTGTCACTGTTTTAGACCAGTATGACACTGTTGAATTGTCCACCGTATAG